Part of the Solanum pennellii chromosome 10, SPENNV200 genome is shown below.
CTAAAGATACTTATGATAGAGCTATCGCGCGTTTTTGGGTGAAGTTTCTCGATGAAAAGGTAAatcgattattttttttacatatgttCGATTGTAGATTTTGAaagttgattttcaaaaaaatattgtttgttTATGAAATATTAGTCTGAATTTCAAAACCTAGTTTGAATTAGTTTGTGGGTGAAATTTAGTACTTACAAGTTTAAAACTTCATTTTTctacacaaaattaaatatccttttcttttttcaattttcattaaatttatgatcaaatgttaatacaaataatatattttatatttggtaCCGAGAGAGTCATTGGGAtgattatttaacttttattttattgacaaattttactaaattattttttgtaaaaaagaaaaggtaactcttctttatattgaagtaagtatgaaaaaaatcacTAACATCTTTTTGTGtttaatgaaattatgtgaCACATAGATAAAAGTCAATCATCTTTCTTGTTTTTCACAATAATTTTGatacaataaagtaaaaattgaatGATTATCAacgaaattatttgttttttttgagaaaattattttataagaaaattgttatttttggttATTAGTTATGACGAAATAAAATGACTTTTCTCGCTTATGGCAATAATCATTTTCTAtcgaataattttattttaacttcaTATTACTTGCTCCgtcaaaattttgacatttaatactcaaattttttttaatcaaattactCTCTAATTAGTTATTAGGATGATTAATTaaagtttgtttattttttttctcagtGCTTACCAGCAGTGTGGAAAGCTTTGTGGAGCCAAGGAGATGagcaagaaaaagataaagaagaagcttatgaggtccttaaAGTTCTCGATAATGAACTTAAGGACAAGAAGTTTTTTGGGGGAGACAATATCGGATTTGTTGACATAGTAGCCAATTTTGTCGGATTTTGGATAGGAATTGTTGAAGAAGCCACCGGGGTTGTACTCGTGACTAGTGAAAAATTTCCTAACTTTTGTGCGTGGAGGGATGAGTATCTTAATTGCGACAAAGTTAAGGAAAATATGCCGTCTAGAGAAATGTTGCTTGGTTATTTTAAGTCTCGGGTTCAAGCTATAGCGGTTACTCCTAAATGAATATCTAAATCCAATTTCCTGTGGATTTAGTTTTATGCATTtgtagtaaaaaaaatttatactttaCTTGAGTCGATAATGTATCAAAAATAGTTTTAACCTTCTGAAGGTCTCCAtcatatgttattattgtttatgttttttttttttttaaaataaaagttgtcATTTGGAGAAATATTTGTGTAGCCAGCTCCATAGGAATAAGACTTGtcataacaaaaataaagattttagttaaatttatttatcgTCATACTACcgatcaaat
Proteins encoded:
- the LOC107001778 gene encoding probable glutathione S-transferase, giving the protein MSRVKLLGVNGSPASQRVEWALKIKGVKYEFITEDLQNKSPLLLKSNPVYKKIPVLLHNDKPIAESLVIIEYIDEAFEGPSILPKDTYDRAIARFWVKFLDEKCLPAVWKALWSQGDEQEKDKEEAYEVLKVLDNELKDKKFFGGDNIGFVDIVANFVGFWIGIVEEATGVVLVTSEKFPNFCAWRDEYLNCDKVKENMPSREMLLGYFKSRVQAIAVTPK